Proteins encoded by one window of Paenibacillus urinalis:
- a CDS encoding 3D domain-containing protein translates to MEYRMIRRRMMLLQFLLICFFLLCCNPQAVARDSEKSEAVLAPKSEQVLHTINVTATGYTAGYESTGKRPNHPEYGITYSGVKVHRNKEGVSTIAADPKVFPLGTVLYIPGYGYGIVADTGSAIKGSKIDLYFPTTKAVYSEWGKRDVQVQVVKQGNGKCTEQMIKQLGEALTVNKFIPDALLDKEI, encoded by the coding sequence ATGGAATATCGCATGATTCGGCGACGTATGATGTTACTTCAATTCCTGCTGATCTGTTTCTTCTTGCTGTGCTGTAATCCGCAGGCTGTGGCGAGGGACTCCGAGAAATCAGAGGCTGTTCTTGCGCCCAAAAGCGAGCAGGTGCTCCACACGATAAATGTGACAGCTACCGGTTATACGGCAGGATATGAATCCACAGGAAAACGACCGAATCATCCTGAGTATGGAATAACCTATTCCGGCGTCAAAGTACACCGCAATAAAGAAGGGGTTTCAACCATTGCTGCTGATCCCAAGGTGTTTCCGCTTGGTACCGTCCTGTATATTCCTGGCTACGGATATGGAATTGTAGCTGATACAGGCTCCGCTATTAAAGGCTCCAAGATCGATCTTTATTTTCCCACGACCAAGGCAGTATATAGTGAATGGGGAAAGCGGGATGTGCAGGTGCAAGTTGTGAAGCAAGGGAATGGGAAATGTACAGAGCAAATGATCAAGCAGCTAGGAGAGGCATTAACGGTGAATAAATTTATCCCAGATGCACTGCTTGACAAGGAAATTTAA